A stretch of Natronococcus sp. CG52 DNA encodes these proteins:
- the katG gene encoding catalase/peroxidase HPI has product MNGSEQDWWPNQLNLKILDQNACEVGPMDEEFDYGEEFEKLDLDELKADIEDVMTTSQEWWPADYGHYGPLFIRMAWHSAGTYRTSDGRGGATGGTQRFAPLNSWPDNANLDKARRVLWPVKQKYGDKLSWADLIVLAGNVALESMGFETFGFAGGREDEFEPDEAVDWGPETEWEASERFDEDDELDEPLAATVMGLIYVNPEGPNGEPDPEWSAERIRESFGRMAMNDEETAALIAGGHTFGKVHGADDPDEHMGPEPEAAPIDQQGLGWESSHGSGKGSDAITSGIEGPWNATPTMWDTSYLDNLLDHEWEREEGPGGAWQWTTTDDALDGVAPSTEGSSEKEDVMMLTTDVALKRDPEYREIIERFQENPREFQEAFAKAWYKLIHRDMGPPIRFRGPEVPDEEMLWQDPIPDADYELIGDEEIAELKEEILASELSVSQLVKSAWAAASTYRDSDKRGGANGARLRLEPQKSWDVNEPEQLETVLSTLEEIREEFNGSRSDDVRVSLADLIVLGGNAAVEKAAADAGYDVEVPFEPGRTDATQEQTDVESFEALEPEADGFRNYLGLESDRSEEELLVDRADLLDLTASEMTALVGGMRALKANYKDTDLGVFTDQPETLTNDFFVNLLDMEYEWESSEESRDIMEQEASSEAQEIYELRDRETGEVEWTGTRVDLVFGSNARLRAIAEVYASDENEEKFVHDFADTWSKVMTLDRFDLE; this is encoded by the coding sequence ATGAACGGGTCAGAACAAGATTGGTGGCCGAATCAGTTGAACTTGAAGATCCTCGACCAGAACGCCTGCGAAGTCGGTCCGATGGACGAGGAGTTCGACTACGGTGAAGAGTTCGAGAAACTCGACCTCGACGAGCTGAAGGCGGACATCGAAGACGTGATGACGACGTCCCAGGAGTGGTGGCCGGCGGACTACGGCCACTACGGGCCGCTGTTCATTCGGATGGCGTGGCACAGCGCCGGCACGTACCGCACCAGTGACGGTCGCGGCGGCGCGACCGGCGGCACGCAACGCTTTGCGCCCCTCAACAGCTGGCCGGACAACGCGAACCTCGACAAGGCTCGCCGAGTGCTCTGGCCGGTCAAACAGAAGTACGGCGACAAACTCTCGTGGGCCGACCTGATCGTCCTGGCCGGGAACGTCGCCCTCGAGTCGATGGGATTCGAGACGTTCGGCTTCGCCGGTGGACGCGAGGACGAGTTCGAGCCCGACGAAGCCGTCGACTGGGGGCCCGAAACCGAGTGGGAAGCCTCCGAGCGCTTCGACGAGGACGACGAACTCGACGAACCCCTCGCCGCCACCGTGATGGGCCTCATCTACGTGAATCCGGAGGGCCCGAACGGTGAGCCGGATCCGGAGTGGTCGGCGGAACGGATTCGGGAGTCGTTCGGCCGGATGGCCATGAACGACGAGGAGACGGCCGCGCTCATCGCCGGCGGACACACTTTCGGGAAGGTCCACGGCGCCGACGACCCCGACGAGCACATGGGTCCCGAGCCCGAGGCGGCCCCCATCGACCAGCAGGGCCTCGGCTGGGAGAGCAGCCACGGCTCCGGGAAGGGTTCCGATGCGATCACCAGCGGAATCGAGGGGCCGTGGAACGCCACGCCGACGATGTGGGACACGAGCTACCTCGACAACCTGCTCGACCACGAGTGGGAGCGCGAAGAGGGTCCCGGCGGCGCGTGGCAGTGGACCACGACGGACGACGCGCTCGATGGCGTCGCACCGAGTACCGAGGGCTCGTCGGAGAAGGAAGACGTGATGATGCTGACGACGGACGTCGCCCTGAAGCGGGATCCGGAGTACCGGGAGATCATCGAGCGCTTCCAGGAGAACCCGCGCGAGTTCCAGGAAGCCTTCGCGAAGGCGTGGTACAAGCTAATCCACCGTGACATGGGCCCGCCGATCCGGTTCCGCGGCCCGGAGGTTCCGGACGAGGAGATGCTGTGGCAGGACCCCATCCCCGACGCCGACTACGAACTGATCGGGGACGAAGAGATCGCCGAGCTCAAAGAAGAAATCCTCGCTTCGGAGCTGTCCGTCTCCCAGCTGGTCAAGAGCGCCTGGGCGGCGGCATCGACGTACCGCGACAGCGACAAGCGCGGCGGAGCGAACGGCGCCCGCCTTCGCCTCGAACCGCAGAAGAGCTGGGACGTAAACGAGCCGGAGCAACTGGAGACGGTGCTTTCGACCCTCGAGGAGATCCGGGAGGAGTTCAACGGCTCCCGATCCGATGACGTGCGAGTCTCGCTCGCCGATCTGATCGTCCTGGGCGGCAACGCGGCCGTCGAGAAGGCTGCGGCGGACGCCGGGTACGACGTGGAGGTTCCGTTCGAACCGGGCCGCACCGACGCTACCCAGGAACAGACCGACGTCGAATCCTTCGAGGCCCTCGAGCCGGAAGCCGACGGCTTCCGCAACTACCTCGGGCTCGAGAGCGACCGCTCGGAGGAGGAGCTCCTGGTCGACAGGGCCGACCTCCTGGACCTGACGGCTTCCGAGATGACGGCTCTGGTCGGCGGCATGCGCGCGCTGAAGGCCAACTACAAGGATACCGACCTCGGCGTCTTCACCGACCAGCCGGAGACGTTGACCAACGACTTCTTCGTGAACCTGCTCGACATGGAGTACGAGTGGGAGAGCTCCGAGGAGTCCAGGGACATCATGGAGCAGGAAGCGTCCTCGGAAGCTCAGGAGATCTACGAGCTGCGCGACCGCGAAACGGGCGAAGTCGAGTGGACGGGGACCCGCGTGGATCTCGTCTTCGGTTCGAACGCGCGGCTTCGGGCCATCGCGGAAGTCTACGCATCCGACGAGAACGAGGAGAAGTTCGTTCACGACTTCGCCGATACGTGGAGCAAAGTGATGACGCTCGACCGCTTCGATCTCGAGTAA
- a CDS encoding DNA-3-methyladenine glycosylase family protein, whose translation MLEEAHPVLRRDPVMADLVERHDPYVEPNWNEYERLCISIINQQLSTASAAAVRERVFHLLEDDVTPETVLAANEAALREAGLSRSKVEYVRNAARAFQRNDYTREGLAEHSNEEVIDALTEIKGIGAWTARMYLLFVLERPDVLPLGDLAVRRGIEALYGNGEELTRGEMREIAEPWRPYRSVATRYVWAEYESE comes from the coding sequence ATGTTAGAAGAGGCACACCCCGTCCTCCGTCGGGACCCCGTAATGGCGGACCTCGTCGAGCGACACGATCCCTACGTCGAACCGAACTGGAACGAGTACGAGCGACTCTGCATCTCGATCATCAACCAGCAGCTCTCGACCGCGAGCGCGGCGGCCGTCCGCGAGCGGGTGTTCCACCTCCTCGAGGACGACGTGACGCCGGAGACCGTACTGGCCGCGAACGAGGCGGCGCTCCGTGAGGCGGGGCTCTCTCGAAGCAAGGTTGAGTACGTACGGAACGCCGCGAGGGCCTTCCAGCGGAACGATTACACCCGAGAAGGGTTGGCCGAACACTCCAACGAGGAGGTGATCGACGCCCTCACCGAAATCAAGGGTATCGGCGCGTGGACGGCGCGCATGTACCTCCTGTTCGTTCTCGAGCGGCCCGACGTGCTCCCCCTCGGCGACCTCGCCGTTCGTCGCGGCATCGAGGCGCTGTACGGGAACGGCGAGGAGCTGACCCGCGGGGAGATGCGCGAGATCGCCGAACCGTGGCGACCGTATCGAAGCGTCGCGACGCGGTACGTCTGGGCCGAATACGAATCGGAGTGA